Proteins encoded by one window of Leopardus geoffroyi isolate Oge1 chromosome X, O.geoffroyi_Oge1_pat1.0, whole genome shotgun sequence:
- the SLC25A6 gene encoding ADP/ATP translocase 3, with protein sequence MTEQAISFAKDFLAGGIAAAISKTAVAPIERVKLLLQVQHASKQIAADKQYKGIVDCIVRIPKEQGVLSFWRGNLANVIRYFPTQALNFAFKDKYKQIFLGGVDKHTQFWRYFAGNLASGGAAGATSLCFVYPLDFARTRLAADVGKSGTEREFKGLGDCLVKITKSDGIRGLYQGFNVSVQGIIIYRAAYFGVYDTAKGMLPDPKNTHIVVSWMIAQTVTAVAGVVSYPFDTVRRRMMMQSGRKGADIMYKGTLDCWRKIFKDEGGKAFFKGAWSNVLRGMGGAFVLVLYDELKKVL encoded by the exons ATGACGGAACAGGCCATCTCTTTCGCCAAGGACTTCCTGGCCGGAGGCATCGCCGCCGCCATCTCCAAGACGGCGGTGGCCCCGATCGAGCGGGTTAAGCTGCTGctgcag GTGCAGCACGCCAGCAAGCAGATCGCCGCCGACAAGCAGTACAAGGGCATCGTGGACTGCATCGTGCGCATCCCCAAGGAGCAGGGCGTCCTGTCCTTCTGGAGGGGCAACCTGGCCAACGTCATCCGCTACTTCCCCACGCAAGCGCTCAACTTCGCCTTCAAGGATAAGTACAAGCAGATCTTCCTGGGGGGCGTGGACAAGCACACGCAGTTCTGGAGGTACTTCGCCGGCAACCTGGCGTCGGGCGGGGCGGCCGGAGCCACGTCGCTGTGCTTCGTGTACCCGCTGGATTTCGCCAGGACCCGTCTGGCCGCCGACGTGGGCAAGTCGGGCACCGAGCGGGAGTTCAAGGGCCTGGGAGACTGCCTGGTCAAGATCACCAAGTCTGACGGCATCCGGGGCCTGTACCAGGGCTTCAACGTGTCGGTGCAGGGCATCATCATCTACCGGGCGGCCTACTTCGGCGTGTACGACACGGCCAAGG GCATGCTCCCGGACCCCAAGAACACGCACATCGTGGTGAGCTGGATGATCGCGCAGACGGTGACGGCCGTGGCGGGCGTGGTCTCCTACCCCTTCGACACCGTGCGGAGGCGCATGATGATGCAGTCGGGGCGCAAAGGAG CCGACATCATGTACAAGGGGACCCTCGACTGCTGGCGGAAGATCTTCAAAGACGAAGGGGGCAAAGCCTTCTTCAAGGGCGCGTGGTCCAACGTCCTGCGGGGCATGGGGGGCGCCTTTGTGCTCGTGCTGTACGACGAGCTGAAGAAGGTCCTCTAG